Proteins encoded within one genomic window of Bos indicus x Bos taurus breed Angus x Brahman F1 hybrid chromosome 18, Bos_hybrid_MaternalHap_v2.0, whole genome shotgun sequence:
- the LOC113875904 gene encoding zinc finger protein 154-like — protein MAAAAPKNPLQGSVTFEDVAVYFSWEEWSLLDDAQRRLYHSVMLENLALIISLGCWHGAEDEEASSEQNISVHGMSQVRIPKAGMFSQKAHFCDLDLGDVLHLTEHQRQKLYDIGAWEKHLYFSVKYQPRKQHTGEKYLRSKMGKASFMTNCRLFVLGKSLSCGESTQTRDKSNRRTECGAAFHRGKTHYSPGECTEDFSCRHILSQHQRVLTREKCYTCNECGKSFSKSYSLNDHWRVHTGEKPYECGECGKSFRQSSSLIQHRRVHTGARPHECDECGKLFSNKSNLIKHRRIHTGERPYECSECGKSFSESSALLQHRSVHTGERPYECSECGKFFTYHSSLIKHQRVHSGSRPYECNECGKSFTQNSSLIEHRRVHSGERPYKCSECGKSFSQSSALLQHRRVHTGERPYECNECGKFFTYSSSLLKHQRVHTGSRPYECSECGKSFTQNSSLIKHRRIHTGERPYECSECGKSFSHSSSLIKHRRVHTC, from the exons ATGGCAGCGGCAGCCCCGAAGAACCCGCTTCAG GGCAGTGTGACCTTTGAGGATGTGGCTGTGTACTTCTCCTGGGAGGAATGGAGTCTCCTTGATGATGCTCAGAGACGCCTGTACCACAgtgtgatgctggagaacttgGCACTTATAATCTCCTTGG GTTGTTGGCATGGAGCAGAGGATGAAGAGGCATCTTCTGAACAGAACATTTCTGTACATGGAATGTCACAGGTCAGGATTCCCAAGGCAGGCATGTTCTCCCAGAAGGCCCATTTTTGTGACCTGGACTTGGGAGACGTTTTGCACTTGACTGAGCATCAGAGGCAGAAACTGTATGACATTGGGGCATGGGAGAAACACTTGTATTTCAGTGTAAAGTATCAGCCCCGCAAGCAGCACACTGGAGAGAAATACCTCAGAAGCAAGATGGGCAAAGCCTCATTTATGACCAACTGCAGACTTTTTGTGTTGGGGAAGTCACTTTCTTGTGGGGAGTCCACACAGACCAGGGATAAGTCAAACAGGAGAACTGAGTGTGGAGCAGCCTTTCACAGGGGGAAAACTCATTACAGCCCTGGAGAATGCACTGAAGACTTCAGTTGCAGACATatactttctcagcatcagagagtCCTCACTAGAGAAAAATGCTACACatgtaatgaatgtgggaaatcttttaGCAAAAGCTACAGCCTCAATGACCATTGGAGAGTTCACACAGGAGAAAAGCCTTATGAGTGTGGGGAATGTGGGAAATCCTTTAGACAGAGCTCTAGCCTCATTCAGCATCGGAGAGTTCACACTGGAGCAAGACCTCATGAGTGTGATGAATGTGGAAAATTATTTAGCAACAAATCCAACCTTATTAAACAtcggagaattcatactggagaaagGCCGTATGAGTGTAGTGAATGTGGGAAGTCCTTTAGCGAAAGCTCTGCACTCCTTCAACACCGGAGtgttcacactggagaaaggccttatgagtgcagtgaatgtggaaaattctttacgTACCACTCCAGTCTCATAAAACACCAGAGAGTTCACTCTGGATCAAGGCCCTATGAGTGCAATGAATGTGGAAAGTCCTTTACCCAAAACTCCAGCCTCATTGAACACCGTAGAGTTCATAGTGGAGAAAGGCCTTAcaagtgcagtgaatgtgggaaatcttttaGCCAAAGCTCTGCACTTCTGCAGCATCGgagagttcacactggagaaaggccttatgaGTGCAATGAATGTGGGAAATTCTTTACTTACAGCTCCAGTCTCTTAAAACACCAGAGAGTTCACACGGGATCAAGGCCTTATGAGTGTAGCgaatgtgggaaatcttttaCTCAAAACTCCAGCCTCATTAAACACaggagaattcatactggagaaaggccttatgagtgtagtgaatgtgggaaatcttttaGCCACAGCTCTAGCCTTATTAAACACCGAAGAGTTCACACTTGTTAA